The following are from one region of the Prevotella communis genome:
- a CDS encoding DNA primase family protein, translated as MKDSTIIDKIYAGLLSSASNPDYGFEALQGRWGYKTSDGYNDKLLTFTKNVRRLAKEASILYNSGQYWLFDDKIYIAVREELIMSAYDLLLEHLRIVPMIGNRQFCKKYFIDTIRYYNPLNPRNDVIAFKNGVLDLRDLRLYDFSPKFHVTYYHPYEYNERAKCYKWNNFLHEVLPDKNSRLILQMFLGLGLIERGTVYNPCEGKDCAKVELCLILIGSGSNGKSVIFNTAMGIYGRDRISGIDYDELTSPGDEGMRARRLLRDALFNWSSDSDSRTFGRKRTGVFKRIVSGEPVTDRKIGEDVRENDHLPYLIFNLNELPYPDDQSLGFIRRLQFISFDVTIPKERQNKSLSQELIAEYPGIFNWVLRGARELRRRNFIFPSSEGNRRQMLLAQLRVNPVLAWINSYQMRWDMRARNEVGVMIPTDTLLESLEQFCADNEVEMVSKQKFGQTMARIGSGFFKKRGHKGCEYQIFGCTPERLKEHFIISKESMKIDYIEEKGTFITEDD; from the coding sequence ATGAAAGATAGTACTATTATAGATAAGATTTATGCTGGCTTGCTGAGTAGTGCCTCGAATCCAGATTATGGCTTTGAGGCCCTGCAAGGCAGGTGGGGCTACAAGACCTCCGACGGCTATAATGACAAGCTGCTGACGTTCACTAAGAATGTCCGTCGCTTGGCCAAGGAAGCCTCTATCCTCTATAACAGCGGCCAGTACTGGCTCTTTGACGACAAGATATACATTGCCGTCAGAGAAGAGTTGATCATGAGTGCCTACGACCTGTTGTTAGAGCATCTGCGTATTGTTCCCATGATTGGCAACCGTCAGTTCTGCAAGAAGTATTTCATTGACACTATCCGCTACTACAATCCGTTGAATCCGAGGAATGATGTCATCGCGTTCAAGAACGGCGTTCTGGACCTGCGAGACCTTCGACTGTATGACTTCTCACCGAAGTTCCACGTCACCTATTATCATCCCTACGAGTACAACGAGCGCGCTAAGTGTTACAAGTGGAACAACTTCCTGCATGAGGTGTTGCCAGACAAGAACAGTCGTCTGATTCTGCAGATGTTCTTAGGTTTGGGCCTGATTGAGCGTGGCACCGTCTATAACCCTTGCGAGGGCAAGGACTGTGCGAAGGTAGAGCTGTGTCTGATACTCATTGGCTCAGGCAGTAATGGTAAGAGCGTCATCTTCAATACTGCTATGGGCATCTATGGCCGTGACCGTATCAGCGGCATCGACTACGACGAACTTACTTCTCCTGGTGATGAAGGTATGCGCGCCCGACGGTTGCTGAGAGACGCTTTGTTCAACTGGAGCAGCGACTCCGACAGCAGGACGTTTGGCAGGAAGCGCACAGGTGTCTTCAAGCGTATTGTCAGCGGTGAGCCGGTCACCGACCGAAAGATTGGTGAGGATGTGCGTGAGAACGACCACCTGCCCTACCTCATCTTCAATCTGAACGAGTTGCCTTATCCTGATGACCAGAGCCTTGGCTTCATCCGCAGGTTGCAGTTCATCAGCTTTGATGTCACCATTCCCAAGGAGCGCCAGAACAAGAGTCTCAGTCAGGAGTTGATAGCCGAATATCCCGGCATCTTCAACTGGGTTCTGAGGGGTGCTCGCGAGTTGCGCCGCAGGAACTTCATCTTCCCATCGAGTGAGGGCAACAGGCGACAGATGTTGTTGGCTCAGTTACGTGTCAATCCTGTGTTGGCTTGGATCAATTCTTATCAGATGCGTTGGGATATGCGCGCAAGGAACGAGGTCGGTGTGATGATACCCACCGACACGCTGTTAGAGAGTCTGGAGCAGTTCTGTGCCGACAACGAGGTAGAGATGGTGTCTAAGCAGAAGTTTGGTCAGACGATGGCCCGTATCGGCAGCGGCTTCTTCAAGAAACGTGGTCATAAGGGCTGTGAGTATCAAATCTTCGGCTGTACTCCTGAGCGATTGAAGGAGCATTTCATCATCAGCAAGGAGTCGATGAAGATAGACTATATCGAAGAGAAAGGAACCTTTATTACTGAGGATGACTAA
- a CDS encoding phosphoribosyltransferase has product MAKLNVYSFADYNAVRFLAHDVKDGNSRSICRAAQLMAHLVSVISDENSILVPMPGRTGAALYTKLLAEKISELTGIACLDCLGCKPHMTQYYRKRKYGIRKMSLLHLFLTSDVPSDCHPILIDNVLDTGTTAVSALNALNVSADCVVLGNTDNFRLFNYPISFFEHSLSRA; this is encoded by the coding sequence ATGGCAAAGTTAAACGTCTATTCCTTCGCAGACTACAACGCTGTCCGTTTCCTCGCTCATGACGTGAAAGACGGCAACAGTCGTAGCATCTGCAGGGCAGCGCAACTCATGGCACACCTCGTGTCGGTTATCTCTGACGAGAACAGCATCCTCGTGCCTATGCCTGGCCGAACGGGTGCCGCTCTTTACACAAAACTTCTCGCTGAGAAAATCTCTGAGCTGACCGGCATCGCGTGTCTCGACTGCCTTGGCTGTAAGCCACACATGACTCAGTACTACAGGAAGCGCAAGTACGGCATCCGCAAGATGTCGCTCCTTCACCTCTTCCTGACCTCTGACGTGCCGAGCGACTGTCATCCCATTCTCATTGACAATGTTCTCGACACAGGAACGACGGCTGTTTCTGCCCTCAATGCGCTCAATGTCTCTGCCGACTGCGTAGTGCTGGGCAACACAGACAACTTCCGTCTTTTCAACTATCCCATTTCTTTCTTCGAACACAGTCTCTCGAGAGCGTGA
- a CDS encoding DpnD/PcfM family protein has translation MKYKVEITETLQRIVEIESEDAESAVKAARQMYRNEDIVLDEGDYKGVDYVVIN, from the coding sequence ATGAAGTACAAAGTAGAAATCACAGAGACTCTCCAGCGCATCGTTGAGATAGAGTCAGAAGATGCCGAGTCTGCCGTCAAAGCAGCACGTCAGATGTATCGTAACGAAGACATCGTGCTCGACGAAGGCGATTACAAAGGTGTCGATTATGTTGTCATCAACTAA
- a CDS encoding tyrosine-type recombinase/integrase, with the protein MKEIKSLSFEENKRYQAAIVKGYFDTYDDDPRAWRRSFLGTFIWKHPTRIPTIDIFTEVVGHLPTWADITDQNLRELQEAMAKRYCANTCKNRFAELKAIINEYADEQPMATQKFKRILVAKSEPSQAVYLNTHEIAKILDYPPLTDIEQYVRRIFLIEALTGARNCDSVRLTLENVDFEKEPPLITYFSQKVRKNVHVPMHASLHAILAEKVECPAPCLDTFNSTLRTICHRCGINERVTIFRRGKETTDEKWRYVSSHTGRRSFATNLFMQGVDPYEISEYMGHSSPQITIQRYIIGHKNTSDAAIRFFTKEL; encoded by the coding sequence ATGAAAGAAATCAAGTCTCTGTCTTTCGAGGAAAACAAGCGCTATCAGGCAGCTATCGTCAAGGGCTATTTCGACACCTACGACGATGACCCGCGAGCATGGCGCCGCTCATTCCTCGGAACATTCATTTGGAAGCATCCTACGCGCATACCCACCATCGACATCTTTACTGAGGTCGTTGGTCACTTGCCGACGTGGGCAGACATCACAGACCAAAATCTGCGCGAACTTCAAGAGGCTATGGCCAAGCGTTATTGCGCCAACACGTGCAAGAACCGCTTCGCTGAGTTGAAGGCTATCATCAATGAGTATGCCGACGAGCAGCCAATGGCCACTCAGAAGTTCAAGCGCATCCTCGTTGCAAAGAGCGAACCGTCTCAGGCGGTCTATCTCAACACTCACGAGATTGCAAAGATTCTGGACTACCCTCCGCTCACCGATATCGAGCAGTATGTGCGTCGCATCTTCCTCATTGAAGCGCTCACAGGTGCTCGTAACTGCGACTCTGTGCGTCTCACGCTGGAGAATGTTGACTTCGAGAAGGAACCACCGCTCATAACGTACTTCTCTCAGAAGGTTCGTAAGAACGTCCATGTTCCCATGCACGCCTCGCTTCACGCCATCCTCGCTGAGAAGGTGGAGTGTCCTGCGCCGTGCCTCGACACGTTCAACTCCACGTTGCGCACCATCTGTCATCGGTGCGGCATCAACGAGCGCGTCACAATCTTCCGACGCGGCAAAGAGACGACAGACGAGAAATGGCGCTATGTCAGCTCTCACACTGGCCGACGCTCTTTTGCCACTAATCTCTTCATGCAGGGAGTTGACCCTTACGAAATCTCTGAGTATATGGGCCACTCTTCTCCGCAGATCACTATTCAGCGGTACATCATCGGACACAAGAACACGTCCGACGCTGCCATCCGCTTCTTCACAAAAGAATTATGA